ACACGCTCTCTGATCGCTCATTGACGGGGTGTTCCGGCATATGTATACTTCCGATGCATGAGAACACCGGCTCCGCACATGATGAAACGACCGCACGCTGAACCGCGTCTTCACATCGAACTTTCGGCAGGCGGATTGCATATACATCGCTCCGCGTCGGCGTCCGTCGCCGTTCACCGCCACGATTTCCTCGAGCTCATGCTCGTGGAAAAAAGCGGCGGCAGACACTGGATCAATGACCGCTCCGTACCGCTTACGAAGGGCGATGTGTACTTCATCGGTTCGTATCACGCACATGCGATCACCGGCGGCAGGCGTTCGTCGTATCGTATCATCGCGTTCCATCCCGATTGCATCGCTGTCGGCGGCCAACTGAGTCCGCTCTACGCACTCTTCTGCGATCCCCGGCGCGCCCCTCACGTCCATTTGTCCGCGAATCGATTCAGGCACGTATGCGCCCTCATCGATTTTATCGAATCCTCCGCGCAGGAACAGGAAGCCGCTTCCGCGCGGGCGCTCGAAGCACTCCTCCTCTATATTGCTCCTGCACGGACCGAAACTACAGGACCGATACCGCTCACGGTGCTCCGCCACATCGATGAGCATTTCCGGTCCGATGTACGAAGCGACGCCCTCGCCTCCTCACTCGGCATTTCTCCCTCGCGTCTGGCGCAGATAATGCACACCGAGACAGGAACATCCATCAAGGACTTGCTCCTGCGTCGCC
This is a stretch of genomic DNA from Spirochaetota bacterium. It encodes these proteins:
- a CDS encoding AraC family transcriptional regulator, with the protein product MMKRPHAEPRLHIELSAGGLHIHRSASASVAVHRHDFLELMLVEKSGGRHWINDRSVPLTKGDVYFIGSYHAHAITGGRRSSYRIIAFHPDCIAVGGQLSPLYALFCDPRRAPHVHLSANRFRHVCALIDFIESSAQEQEAASARALEALLLYIAPARTETTGPIPLTVLRHIDEHFRSDVRSDALASSLGISPSRLAQIMHTETGTSIKDLLLRRRIAEAKRFLLTTNGTIGEVMRGSGFNDASYFQRTFRRLTDTTPQEFRRTHAHTGMQSRP